AAGGTGAGCGGTGTGAAGGGGGAGAACGGCTGGTTGAAGATGTCGGTGTTGTGCTTGAACGCCGAGATCACCAGGTAGTAGAGCGGCGCGGCGAGCAGCACCACGTACAGCCAGACGCCCGCGTGTGCGAGGTACTTCATCGGGCCGGTGCGGGCGAGGGCCCCGCCGCGGCCGCGTCGACGACGCGCGGTCGGGCGCGAGGGGGGAGCAGGATGCTGCGCGGAGGAGGTCTGCGGGGCCGGAGCGGAGACGACGGTCATGAGGGCGGGTCCCATCAGTACTTCTGCCGGAACGCCCGGCGGATCACGAGGATGCCGGCCACGCCGACGATGAACAGCACGACCGCGACGGCCTGGCTGTAGCCGACCTTCGACTGGTTGAAGGCGAAGTCGTACACGAGGAACGACAGCGTGGCGGTGGCGTTGCCTGGCCCGCCCTTCGTCAGCAGCAGCACGACGGCTGCAGAGGAGAACAGGGTCCACAGGAACTGCAGCATCGTGACGACGCCGACGAACTCGCGGCACATCGGCCAGGCGATGCTCCATATGCGGCGGAAGTGCCCGCATCCGTCGATCTCGGCGGCTTCGAACACCGAGGCGTCGATCGAGTTGAGACGGGCGGCGAGCATGATTGCCGAAACTGACATGCTGCACCAGATCGTGACGATGATGATCGCCCACATGGCGCTGTCGCCGTTGGCGAGCCACGGGCGCGCGAGCTGGTCGAGACCAAGCGCGTCGAGGAACCCATTGATCATGCCCTGCGGGGCGAAAACGCCCACGAAGACCATCGCCAGGGCGGATGCAGAGAGCAGCACGGGCGTGAACATGAGCGCACGCACGAAGCGATGTCCGCGGGGCTTGAGGTTCAGGTAGTAGGCGATCATGAACGCGCCGATGACGACGATCGGCAGCGTGACCACGAGCTGGAGGATCGTGTTGCCCGTCGCCAGCCACACCACGGGGTCGTTCACCAGGCGTACGAAGTTGTCGAGCCCGGCCGGTGTGCGCGGGGCGATCAGACCGCGCCAGTTCACGGTCGAGAAGTAGAAGAGGCTGACCAGGGGTCCGGTCGTGAAGACCAGGAACCACAGCAGTGCCGGAAGCGTGGCCGACAGCTGCACGAGCTCGCCACGTCGTCGGGCCTTCGCGCGTCGGAGGGCGACGACGTCGGGGGAGTAAGCGGTCATGGGGAGGGCTCCAGCAGTGAGGAGGGCGGCCCGGCGCTGTGGCCGGGCCGCCCAGACGGGTTACTTCGCGGCGACGTAGATGTCGTCGACGGTCTTGCAGATCGTCGCGGCATCGGTGCCGGGGGTGAACGCGACCGACGTCGCGCGGTACATCGGGTTGGACACATCGGCCGGCACGTAGATGTCGGGCATGACCGGGAAGTCGACGGACTCGGGCAGCTCGGTCAGCGACTGTGCGAGCAGCGGCGAGGTGACGCCGGACGTGTCGCCGCCGAAGTCGGCGACCGGGATCACGCCGCCTTCGTCGAGGATGCCCTTGAGCACATCGTTGCCGTACATGTAGGTGATGAGCTTCTCGACCGAGCCGATCTTCTCCTGGCCGTTCGGGCTGATCCACCAGCCGGCGGAGGTCGAGCCACGGTAGGCGAGAGGCTTGTCGAACGGTGCCCCCTCGGCGACGGGGAGTCCGCCGAGCACGGTCGCCGCGGCCAGCTCCTCCGACGCGGACGGGTAGGCCCACGAACCGAGCGGTGCGATCGCGGCCTGGCCATCGAGATACGCGGCCTGCGCCTGGTCGGCCGTGTAGCCCTCGACGCCGTCGACGAAGACGCCGGCGTTGCGCAGCTCGACCAGAAGCTCGATGCCCTTCATCGCGTCGGGGTTGTCGCACGTGGCGCCCTCGGCGTAGACCTGCTTGGCCTCTTCGGTGGAGAGGAACATCTCCAGGAACTGCAGGAAGATCTTCTGGCCCGACCAGTCGATGCCGCCGAGCACGACGGGTGCGATACCCGCGGCGCGCAGCTTCTCAGTGGCGTCGATGAGCTCGTCGGTCGTGGTCGGCACGGCATCGATACCGGCCTCGGCCAGCAGATCGGTGTTGTACCACCACGGCCACGTGAAGCCGGAGTAGGGGAAGGCACGGATGTTGTCTTCGGCGTCGGTCCAGTCGACCAGTGCGTCGTCGGGGATGCGGTCGGCGATGCCCCACTCTTCGATGTAGTTGTTCACGGGCACGACGGCACCGTTGATCGCCCAGTCGAGTTGCTTCTCGAGGAGTCCGACCAGCAGCACGTCGGCTTCTTCCCCGGCGAGGAGGGACGTCTCGTACACCTGGTTGAGGTTGTCTCCCGACTCGAGCACCTTGACCTCGATGCCGGTCTCTTCGGTGAACGCCTCGAAGGCGTCGAACAGCGGCTCATTCTGCGCCTGGCCGGCGGTCCAGTTGGTCTGGACGACGATCCGGTCAGGCGACGACGGCTCGCTGCTCGCGCAGCCGCCGAGGGCCGCGGCGAGCACGAACGCGCTGGCACCTGCCAGGGGGATGGACACGCGCTTCTGCACGGAGGACCTCCTTCTCGGGCCGGTCGGGTGCCGGCGGTTCCTGGAATGGTACTGTCTCGGACTCAAAGTGGTCAATACTGGTATTGAATCTCGTGATCAAACGGTGACACGTCGTTGGCTCTCAGTCCTGCTCGGGGAACACGACCACGCCCTTGACGAAGTCCGACGGCCTGGTCTCCATCAGCTCGTAGGCCTGGTCGACGTCTTCCAGAGCGAACGTGTGGGTGATGAGCGGCCGATAGCTGAAGCGGCCGTCGGCGATCATCGCGAGGCCGTCGGCCATCGCGCGCAACGTGCGCGGGCGTGACGGGGAGAAGCCGTTCACGATCGTCGCCCCCTTGTACCAGAGCTCCATGTCCATCGGGGCGTCTCCGGTGTGGTGGTACCCGACGATGCAGACGGTGCCGTACGGGCGTACGAGCGATGACGATGTCGCCAGTGCTGAGGTGGCACCCGCGGCCTCGATGACCACGTCCATCCGCTGTTCGCGGTCGCCCGTCGCCGAAGTGAACGCTGCGGGGAGTTCGTCGGGGTGGTGGGCCTCGTGGGCACCGAGTGCGAGCGCCCGTGCGCGCGCTGCGGGGTTCGGATCGACGGCCACCAGAAGCCCGGGAAGGCGGGCCGCGGCGAGCTGCACGAGCCCGAGACCCATGAATCCGAGGCCCACGACCGCGACGCGGTCGCCAGGGCGGATGCTGGTGCGCGAGAGGGCCTCTTCGAGGTCGGCGAGGGGCTCGCCGATCACATGCTCCGCCGCGAAGCCGGCGGGGACGCGCAGGATCGAGTCGGCGTCGAGGGTGACCTTCGTTGCGAAGCCGTCTCCGCCGAGGCCGGTGACGACCTCGCCGACGCTCCAGCGCCCGTGCGGATCGCCGACCGCGCTGATGCGCCCGACCGTCTCGTGCCCGAGCCGCACGGGAGCATCGGGGGTTCCATGCTCTCTCCACGGCGTGCGGTCCGATGTGCACACACCGCAGGCGAGCACGTCGATCACGACCTGTGAGGGCGTCGGGATCGGATCGGGCGCACTCACGATCTCGGAGCGGCGGGGGCCGATGACCTGGCTGATGAGCATGGATTTCTCCTCCGGCTGGCGTCGTTGCGATGGCCGCTCGCTTGTCTCAAATGGATAGCAAGTGGTTGTGCTCATCATAGAAGCGTATTAGCTTGGCCCTCAGTGGTATTTTTGTGGACTACTGCAAGTGCTCAAAGGAGAGGCCATAGTGTACCAATTCACCCATCGAGCAGGGCCGCGATGACGGCGGTCCGCACCGCAGCCGTGATCGGCGCGGGTTCGCAGGGTGCCGTGCACGCTTTCGGCCTCTCCCATATCCCGAACCTGCGCATCGTCGCGATCAGCGACGTCGACCAGGTGGCTGCGACCGCGCTTGCCGCACGCCACGACGCGCAGGCCTACACCGACGTCGAGCGCCTGTTCGCCGAGCAGCGCGTCGATCTACTGAGTGTGTGCGCTCCCGCAGCCGCTCACCCTGTCATCGTCGCCCTCGCCCTCGCACACGGGGTGACCGCGATCCACTGCGAGAAGCCCATGGCCCTCACCTACGGCGAAGCGCGCCGGTTGGTCGAGACCGCGGCCGCCCACGGAGCCACGCTGACCATCAACCATCAGCGCCGCTTCGATCGTATGCATCGCGCCGTACGCGAGCGCGTCGCCGGCGGAGCGATCGGTGAGCTCCTCGGCGCCCAGGGCTACTGCGCCAACCTATTCGACTGGGGATCGCACACGATCGACCTGCTGCGCCTGCACCTGGGCGACCCGACCGCGACCTCCGTCTTGGCGCAGATCGACGTCGCCGCGCGCAAGCGGGTCTACGGGGCGCCCACCGAGACTGCCGGAGTCGCCACGGTGCGCTTCGACTCGGGGATCGACGCGGTCATCACGACAGGACGCGACGAGCCGCTGCATCCGCTCGGCCACAACGGGATCGTGATCCAGGGCGCCAGCGGCAGGGTCGACGTGTTCGGCGGACGCGCCGTCATCCACGCCGACGGGGAGCTCCCGGTCGAGATCCTCGAGAGCGTCGGCGAGGAGTTCAGGATCGAGCTCGGCGGGGTCGACCCTGCCGTCATCGAGCAGACAGCCCTTGCCCTCGCCGACCTCGTGCACTCCGCCGAGACCGGCGCAGCGCCGGTGCTCGCCGCCCGCCACGGCCTCGCCGCCGCAGAGATCGTCTTCGCGGCCTATGAGTCGAGCGTGCGCCGCGGGCTGGTACGCCTTCCCCTTGATGTGTTCGACAACGCGCTGCAGCGCGGACTCGACGAGGGGCTGTGGGCACCGGCGACCGAGATCGTGTCGACGTACTGACTGAGAGAGATGGATGAGATGAGAGAGGCCGTGGCATGAGAGTGCTCCTGCGGCGAGGACTGTTCTATCTGATCACCGCGTTCGCGGCGATCACGATCAACTTCTTCCTGCCCCGGATGATGCCGGGAGACCCGATCGAACGCATGCTGACCCGATTTCAGGGACAGCTCAGCCCCGACGCGGTGTACGCGCTTCGCCAGCTGTTCGGTCAGGGCGACGACAACCTGTGGACCCAGTACTGGGAATACTGGGGCAACATCTTCACCGGCAACTTGGGGGTGTCGATCAGCGCCTACCCTGCGCAGGTGTCGACCATGATCCTGCAGGGACTGCCGTGGACGCTGTCACTCATCGGCATCTGCACCGTGCTCAGCTTCGTGATCGGCGTCGGTCTCGGCATGCTCGTCGGCTGGCGGCGCGGGTCCTGGCTCGATGGCCTCGTGCCGGCGACCACCTTCATCTCGTCGATCCCCTACTTCTGGTTCGGCCTGATCATGGTCTACATCTTCGCCGTGACGCTGCACTGGTTCCCCCTCTCCGGCGGCTATCAGCCGGGACTCATCCCCGGATGGAACCTCGAGTTCATCGGCAGCGTGATCTCCTACGGCATGCTCCCGGCGATCACGATCATCGTGTCGTCGATCGGTGGATGGCTGCTCGGCATGCGCAACATGATGGTCACCACCCTCAGCGAGGACTACGTGCTGCTCGCGCAGGCCAAGGGCCTCAAGACCGGTCGCGTCATGCGCACGTACGCGGGGCGCAACGCCGTGCTTCCCTCACTCGCCAGCTTCGCGATGTCGCTCGGCTTCCTGGTCGGCGGTTCGATCGTCACCGAGGTCGTCTTCAACTACCCGGGGCTCGGCTACACGCTCTTCCAGGCCGTGCAGCAGCAGGACTACCCGCTCATGCAGGGCATCTTCCTCGTGATCACCATCACCGTGCTCGTGGCCAACCTCGTGGCGGACTTCGCCTACGTGCTCCTCGACCCGCGCACCCGACAGGAGGCCCGCCGATGACAACCCCGCTCACCGCCACCATCGCCGCTCCGACGCCGACGCCGAAGAAGGGCCGCAACCTCGACTGGCTGCGCGGCCTGCGCTCGACGAAGATCATCGTCGGCGGAACCGTGTTCCTGTTCTTCGTGCTGGTCGCGATCTTCGGGCCCATGCTCCTCACGACCGACCCCAGCGCGGTGAGCACCGACGTGCTCCTCCCGCCCTCGCCCGAGCACTGGCTCGGCACCACCCACACCGGGCAGGACCTGTTC
Above is a window of Microbacterium aurugineum DNA encoding:
- a CDS encoding ABC transporter substrate-binding protein, encoding MQKRVSIPLAGASAFVLAAALGGCASSEPSSPDRIVVQTNWTAGQAQNEPLFDAFEAFTEETGIEVKVLESGDNLNQVYETSLLAGEEADVLLVGLLEKQLDWAINGAVVPVNNYIEEWGIADRIPDDALVDWTDAEDNIRAFPYSGFTWPWWYNTDLLAEAGIDAVPTTTDELIDATEKLRAAGIAPVVLGGIDWSGQKIFLQFLEMFLSTEEAKQVYAEGATCDNPDAMKGIELLVELRNAGVFVDGVEGYTADQAQAAYLDGQAAIAPLGSWAYPSASEELAAATVLGGLPVAEGAPFDKPLAYRGSTSAGWWISPNGQEKIGSVEKLITYMYGNDVLKGILDEGGVIPVADFGGDTSGVTSPLLAQSLTELPESVDFPVMPDIYVPADVSNPMYRATSVAFTPGTDAATICKTVDDIYVAAK
- a CDS encoding zinc-binding dehydrogenase; the protein is MLISQVIGPRRSEIVSAPDPIPTPSQVVIDVLACGVCTSDRTPWREHGTPDAPVRLGHETVGRISAVGDPHGRWSVGEVVTGLGGDGFATKVTLDADSILRVPAGFAAEHVIGEPLADLEEALSRTSIRPGDRVAVVGLGFMGLGLVQLAAARLPGLLVAVDPNPAARARALALGAHEAHHPDELPAAFTSATGDREQRMDVVIEAAGATSALATSSSLVRPYGTVCIVGYHHTGDAPMDMELWYKGATIVNGFSPSRPRTLRAMADGLAMIADGRFSYRPLITHTFALEDVDQAYELMETRPSDFVKGVVVFPEQD
- a CDS encoding Gfo/Idh/MocA family protein yields the protein MTAVRTAAVIGAGSQGAVHAFGLSHIPNLRIVAISDVDQVAATALAARHDAQAYTDVERLFAEQRVDLLSVCAPAAAHPVIVALALAHGVTAIHCEKPMALTYGEARRLVETAAAHGATLTINHQRRFDRMHRAVRERVAGGAIGELLGAQGYCANLFDWGSHTIDLLRLHLGDPTATSVLAQIDVAARKRVYGAPTETAGVATVRFDSGIDAVITTGRDEPLHPLGHNGIVIQGASGRVDVFGGRAVIHADGELPVEILESVGEEFRIELGGVDPAVIEQTALALADLVHSAETGAAPVLAARHGLAAAEIVFAAYESSVRRGLVRLPLDVFDNALQRGLDEGLWAPATEIVSTY
- a CDS encoding ABC transporter permease, producing the protein MRVLLRRGLFYLITAFAAITINFFLPRMMPGDPIERMLTRFQGQLSPDAVYALRQLFGQGDDNLWTQYWEYWGNIFTGNLGVSISAYPAQVSTMILQGLPWTLSLIGICTVLSFVIGVGLGMLVGWRRGSWLDGLVPATTFISSIPYFWFGLIMVYIFAVTLHWFPLSGGYQPGLIPGWNLEFIGSVISYGMLPAITIIVSSIGGWLLGMRNMMVTTLSEDYVLLAQAKGLKTGRVMRTYAGRNAVLPSLASFAMSLGFLVGGSIVTEVVFNYPGLGYTLFQAVQQQDYPLMQGIFLVITITVLVANLVADFAYVLLDPRTRQEARR
- a CDS encoding carbohydrate ABC transporter permease, with translation MTAYSPDVVALRRAKARRRGELVQLSATLPALLWFLVFTTGPLVSLFYFSTVNWRGLIAPRTPAGLDNFVRLVNDPVVWLATGNTILQLVVTLPIVVIGAFMIAYYLNLKPRGHRFVRALMFTPVLLSASALAMVFVGVFAPQGMINGFLDALGLDQLARPWLANGDSAMWAIIIVTIWCSMSVSAIMLAARLNSIDASVFEAAEIDGCGHFRRIWSIAWPMCREFVGVVTMLQFLWTLFSSAAVVLLLTKGGPGNATATLSFLVYDFAFNQSKVGYSQAVAVVLFIVGVAGILVIRRAFRQKY